One genomic region from Colletotrichum lupini chromosome 7, complete sequence encodes:
- a CDS encoding glycosyl hydrolase family 43 protein produces MRASQLALAAALTVGGVNAALSVVPGATWTATNTGEHVQAHGAGIIEENGVYYMIGEEKTDGAAFQAVNCYSSTNLIEWSFQGRLLTRTEEAGDLGPNRIIERPKVTKNDATGKYVLHLHIDSSDYKDAKVGVATGDSVCGQYEYIRSFRPFDFQSRDIGIFKDDDGSAYLLSEDREYGTRIIKLTDDYLDVAEVTFGWQYFAESPALVKRDGTYFIFGSHLTGWNPNDNVYSYATSLSGPWSNWTEFAPVGSKTYNSQVSFVLPLGTDKAIYMGDRWHSTNLAASTYIWLPLQFDGTTVTLNWHDSWNLDTAAGTWSESTITSEIEGETAALSNGAHIVDCSQCSGSSAAGYLGGDEDGTATFNFTVATADRVTLVVNHKNGDTASRHAAVSVNGEEQAVAFLSTSHLSTTGSSAIHVNLKEGENTVTFSRSEGWGPDVDQLIVPSI; encoded by the exons ATGCGTGCCTCACAGCTTGCTTTGGCCGCCGCCCTTACCGTGGGCGGCGTAAATGCTGCCCTGAGTGTTGTTCCAGGGGCAACATGGACTGCC ACGAACACTGGAGAGCACGTCCAAGCTCATGGCGCAGGTATCAT TGAGGAAAATGGTGTTTACTACATGATTGGCGAGGAGAAGACAGACGGTGCTGCGTTCCAAGCAGTCAACTGCTACTCTTCCACGAACTTGATTGAGTGGAGCTTCCAGGGGCGCCTCTTGACTCGAACCGAGGAAGCCGGTGACCTCGGCCCCAATCGCATCATTGAGCGACCCAAGGTGACCAAGAACGATGCCACTGGAAAATACGTTCTGCACCTCCATATCGACTCTTCCGACTATAAGGATGCCAAAGTCGGTGTTGCGACGGGCGATAGCGTCTGTGGCCAGTATGAGTATATCCGCAGCTTCCGCCCCTTCGATTTCCAGAGTCGCGATATTGGCATTTTCAAGGACGATGATGGAAGCGCCTACTTGTTGAGCGAGGAC CGGGAGTATGGTACTCGCATCATCAAGCTCACAGATGACTACCTCGATGTTGCTGAAGTGACGTTTGGCTGGCAGTACTTCGCCGAGTCACCCGCGCTTGTCAAGCGCGATGGCACGTACTTCATCTTCGGCTCTCACCTTACGGGATGGAACCCCAACGACAAC GTCTACAGCTACGCTACGTCTCTTTCCGGACCTTGGTCTAACTGGACGGAGTTTGCACCCGTCGGCTCAAAGACTTACAACAGCCAAGTCAGCTTCGTCCTCCCCCTTGGCACCGACAAGGCCATCTACATGGGTGACAGATGGCACTCGACTAACTTGGCAGCGAGCACCTACATCTGGCTGCCTCTTCAATTTGACGGTACTACCGTGACTCTCAACTGGCATGATTCCTGGAACCTCGACACTGCTGCAGGCACCTGGTCCGAGAGTACAATCACATCCGAGATCGAGGGCGAGACTGCCGCGCTTTCGAACGGTGCTCACATCGTCGACTGTTCGCAGTGCAGTGGCTCTTCGGCCGCAGGGTATCTGGGCGGCGACGAAGATGGAACTGCTACCTTCAACTTCACCGTGGCTACAGCTGATCGGGTCACCCTCGTTGTCAACCACAAGAACGGCGATACCGCCTCTCGACATGCTGCAGTATCTGTCAATGGAGAAGAGCAGGCAGTTGCTTTCCTTTCGACTTCTCATCTCTCTACTACTGGGAGCAGCGCCATTCACGTCAACCTAAAGGAGGGAGAAAATACAGTCACGTTCTCGAGGTCGGAGGGATGGGGTCCGGATGTTGACCAGCTGATAGTGCCTAGCATATAG
- a CDS encoding FAD binding domain-containing protein, with amino-acid sequence MSEVDVLIVGAGPTGLTLAIELAARNVSFRIVESRVEVSDKSRALVVQPRTQELLYRYGDVQELISRARQPTGIATWINQKPVLDITFGSSDGIAREYGTDFPRPLLASQAETERFLSKRLEEVSEVFPERGITAQSITQDETGVSVALKKGSQVGRLRCKYVVGADGSNSTVREAGKRFQFKGAEYPQEFLLCDCRVKWKQPQAGKAMFMLGQGSLIVIPLDDDVIRLAGSSWLGKTERDPTLQDFQDQLNKMAPGQGELFDPIWLSKFHLSNRGVNSYRDGRLFLAGDSAHVHSPAGGQGMNTGIQDSINLGWKLAEVLKCRRNPEFLDTYNNERTDRIFTVMTSQNFVATFLRNYLGPIKMAYRFSSQLHIRYRKSDIVATGSGFTGPVRGGDRAPNGTLIGPDGQVKLHDIFRSLD; translated from the exons ATGTCCGAAGTCGACGTCCTCATCGTTGGGGCAGGTCCTACAGGCCTAACGTTAGCCATTGAGTTAGCCGCGAGAAACGTCAGTTTCCGGATCGTGGAATCGAGGGTGGAGGTATCGGATAAATCAAGAGCGCTCGTGGTGCAGCCTCGGACACAGGAGTTACTCTATCGCTATGGAGACGTCCAGGAACTCATTTCACGGGCACGGCAACCGACCGGCATAGCGACGTGGATCAACCAGAAACCCGTCCTTGACATCACCTTCGGCAGCTCCGATGGAATTGCGCGCGAGTACGGAACAGACTTTCCTCGCCCCTTGTTGGCGTCACAAGCTGAGACGGAGCGCTTCTTGAGCAAACGCCTGGAGGAGGTTTCCGAGGTCTTCCCTGAACGTGGAATTACGGCACAATCAATTACCCAGGATGAGACCGGAGTTTCGGTGGCACTCAAGAAGGGATCGCAAGTCGGACGTCTCCGTTGCAAATATGTCGTCGGCGCAGACGGATCAAACAGCACCGTTCGGGAAGCTGGCAAAAGGTTTCAGTTCAAGGGCGCAGAGTATCCGCAGGAGTTCCTCCTATGCGACTGTCGCGTCAAGTGGAAGCAACCTCAAGCAGGCAAAGCGATGTTCATGCTGGGTCAGGGCTCACTTATTGTCATCCCGCTTGATGACGATGTTATTCGTCTCGCCGGGAGCAGCTGGCTGGGAAAGACGGAGAGAGACCCGACACTCCAGGACTTCCAAGACCAGCTCAACAAGATGGCACCAGGCCAAGGAGAGCTCTTCGATCCGATATGGCTCAGCAAATTTCACTTGTCCAACCGTGGCGTCAACAGTTATCGGGATGGACGTCTGTTCTTGGCAGGTGATTCAGCTCACGTTCATAGCCCCGCTGGCGGCCAGGGCATGAATACTGGCATACAGGATTCGATCAACCTAGGCTGGAAACTAGCGGAAGTCCTGAAATGCAGAAGGAACCCCGAATTTCTCGATACGTATAACAACGAGAG GACCGACCGCATATTTACGGTCATGACATCGCAGAACTTTGTTGCCACCTTCCTTCGCAACTACCTCGGGCCGATT AAGATGGCTTACAGATTCTCATCCCAACTCCACATCCGCTATAGAAAGAGCGACATTGTGGCTACTGGCAGCGGCTTCACCGGTCCAGTGCGCGGAGGGGATAGAGCGCCAAACGGTACCTTGATAGGCCCGGACGGGCAGGTGAAGCTGCATGATATCTTTCGTTCTTTGGActaa
- a CDS encoding heterokaryon incompatibility protein, protein MIICKFCRTTVLESGKLWDYHHQDSDSFKGSLRSQCVFCKRLAEGLGEINPWFDHDLKTKSLFRWNMRQVAQIRETKSHVSVTFRPVPGRACGDVKSDDLPEVTFYLFPEEDLGDIPEQHELGNRTDSDASKTQMIDWMQDCIANHPKCIRSHSIKSFIPTRVLDVGPPNTNTNDATPPSHIRVIDSTKEPITGPYMTLSHCWGTGSFIRLTETNVDEYTTNGIPWAELEASNANFVDAVRVVRTLGMRYIWIDSLCIIQGQQHGEDWNHEAPLMHKVYRNSWCNLAAADSKDHTRGLFRERTAEVVPVRCESQEPSVTFGDKVWRILPADLWDRDLLGSHLYTRGWVFQERMLSPRLLQFTSTQLFWDCATLTATESLPDGLAPPLDTKSATDRHWRERLQSSALSVRPLAGTAEDSLEEFWKSAVAAYTSCDLTYGKDKLAALWGIAKLLRDALGEEYAAGLWGINLAEQLAWRVVDCSTAERYGEKENVVVPGGQAVGNPSWSWTSLKGEVEVAGRVPRLPRFYTACDHGGGNARFQIKKPLFGRFEGEHSTVWREEVVNMTRKLNRASERVSEKARVSGVTTITPIVEDIAEEEVGKDGTPKVATQPETKRGFAMDKPSELLSASLRIQAHLCRGTLEASGAGHWTFTFPGLNQSDALIEAYPDIQPTVNSMSCEMLLLAASKLLQNKWGHWFLDDGYVEDEDIAEVNYSGTGILVERVGEGRYKRVGAVVFRQVKGESWACLRQACGSGGMMLEDELQAEDGEKIWLE, encoded by the exons ATGATCATCTGTAAATTTTGCCGGACTACAGTCCTTGAGTCTGGGAAACTATGGGACTATCACCACCAAGACTCCGACTCATTCAAGGGCTCGCTGCGATCTCAATGCGTCTTTTGCAAGAGACTGGCTGAAGGCCTCGGTGAGATCAATCCTTGGTTTGACCATGACCTCAAGACCAAATCCCTCTTTCGATGGAACATGCGGCAGGTCGCTCAGATCCGTGAGACAAAGAGCCATGTCTCTGTCACATTTCGACCGGTGCCAGGCCGCGCTTGTGGGGATGTGAAGAGCGATGATCTGCCAGAAGTCACATTTTATCTCTTCCCCGAAGAAG ACTTGGGGGATATTCCCGAGCAGCACGAACTCGGAAACCGAACAGACTCGGATGCGTCCAAAACCCAAATGATAGACTGGATGCAAGACTGCATCGCCAACCACCCAAAATGCATCCGAAGCCATAGCATCAAGTCCTTCATTCCAACCCGTGTCCTCGACGTCGGTCCACCAAATACCAATACCAACGACGCAACCCCACCTTCTCACATCCGCGTGATCGATTCCACAAAAGAACCCATCACCGGCCCCTACATGACCCTCTCCCACTGCTGGGGTACAGGATCCTTCATCCGCCTCACAGAAACGAATGTCGACGAGTACACCACTAACGGCATCCCCTGGGCAGAACTCGAGGCCAGCAACGCGAACTTTGTCGACGCGGTGCGCGTTGTTCGCACGCTGGGGATGAGGTACATCTGGATTGACTCGCTTTGTATCATCCAGGGACAGCAGCACGGCGAAGACTGGAACCACGAGGCGCCCTTGATGCATAAAGTCTACCGCAACTCATGGTGTAACCTCGCGGCGGCAGACTCAAAGGATCATACGCGTGGGTTGTTTAGGGAGAGGACGGCGGAGGTGGTGCCTGTGAGGTGCGAGAGCCAAGAACCATCCGTGACGTTTGGGGATAAGGTGTGGAGGATTTTGCCTGCGGATTTATGGGACCGAGATCTCTTGGGGAGTCATCTGTACACTCGTGGCTGGGTATTTCAAG AACGCATGCTCTCCCCCCGCCTGCTTCAATTCACTTCAACCCAACTCTTTTGGGACTGCGCAACCCTCACCGCAACCGAATCCCTCCCCGATGGCTTGGCCCCACCCCTCGATACCAAATCCGCCACCGACAGACACTGGCGCGAACGACTGCAATCCTCCGCCCTCTCCGTCCGGCCCCTCGCCGGCACAGCCGAGGACTCACTCGAGGAGTTCTGGAAGAGCGCAGTGGCGGCCTACACGAGCTGCGACCTCACCTACGGCAAGGATAAACTCGCCGCGCTGTGGGGTATCGCGAAGCTACTGCGGGACGCGCTGGGCGAGGAGTACGCTGCAGGGTTGTGGGGGATTAATCTCGCGGAGCAGCTCGCGTGGCGGGTCGTTGATTGTTCTACCGCGGAGAGGTACGGTGAGAAGGAGAATGTCGTGGTTCCTGGGGGTCAGGCGGTCGGGAATCCGAGTTGGTCGTGGACTTCATTGAAGGGGGAGGTGGAGGTTGCGGGTAGGGTGCCGAGATTGCCTAGATTTTACACTGCTTGCGACCATGGGGGTGGGAACGCGAGGTTTCAAATCAAGAAGCCGCTTTTTGGGAGGTTTGAGGGGGAGCATTCGACGGTGTGGCGGGAAGAGGTTGTGAATATGACGAGGAAGCTGAATCGGGCTTCGGAGAGGGTGTCCGAGAAGGCTAGGGTGAGTGGTGTTACTACGATTACTCCCATTGTTGAGGATATCGCGGAAGAAGAGGTTGGGAAGGACGGGACGCCGAAGGTGGCGACGCAGCCGGAAACGAAGAGGGGATTTGCTATGGATAAGCCCTCGGAGCTTCTATCTGCTTCCCTACGTATTCAGGCGCATTTGTGCCGGGGGACACTCGAGGCATCTGGGGCAGGTCACTGGACGTTCACGTTCCCGGGACTGAACCAGAGCGACGCGCTCATCGAGGCCTATCCCGACATCCAGCCCACAGTGAACAGCATGTCTTGCGAGATGCTCTTGCTCGCTGCGTCAAAGTTGCTGCAGAATAAATGGGGTCATTGGTTCCTGGATGATGGATATGTCGAAGACGAGGATATTGCCGAAGTCAATTACTCCGGGACGGGGATTCTTGTGGAGAGGGTTGGGGAAGGACGGTATAAGCGGGTTGGCGCTGTTGTGTTTCGGCAGGTGAAGGGAGAGAGTTGGGCTTGTTTGCGGCAGGCTTGTGGGAGTGGTGGGATGATGTTGGAGGATGAGCTCCAGGCTGAGGATGGTGAGAAGATTTGGCTTGAATAG
- a CDS encoding ABC transporter produces the protein MWAALTTSISRNIFSRSNRHVLWQALMAFQIILLMRAALERDRQSQFSVNLASWILSVTTSILFTLLSDQEHRKSLAPSALLQLFLLITIFLDAARVRTAWHLSPQNNEGYIALLLTVQVILKVLLLAAESVSKPVILAIPARRVSREETSGIFGKSFATWVNPLLRLGWKRNLLAEDLDPLDGDLDGEAVLERLSSAWKNVDQDKNHALAIAVLKAFRAELLFIHIPRIGMVAFGLAQPLLVQTTIGYIQNHNDEPITYGQTLVAAFAITYLGLAISTRWSGQLTHRLITRIRGALIAIIYQNMLTLRAETGNSQAAVALMSTEVERITVASQWCVAIVPNLIQLGFAMWIMSEQLGAVSVAPIIIALLSVSAGIRTGQLIPPRQRRWMQAIQKRVGITTEVIGSIKGVKMSGLTSTVQDQIQGLRDFELDESKRFRRVQILNVLIGQFPSIMTPSITFAAFGIISKLSGGQPLNVVQAFTSLSLLGILINPVSELVMIPNNLGAAIGCIDRIQEYLVKEKRVDYRLFKSNTSPDTAAQGSNGNSEPSQTDSQVRPLIKVSNGSFGWHKDQAILKSLNLEIRRGSLTVLVGPVGSGKSTLLKSLVGETYRTSGSVEYASSTDVAYCDQDPWILNQSIKENIIGSVATHDTTDFYSTVIRACQLEEDFDLLPQGDETIVGSSGSALSGGQKHRIALARAVYSGKQIIIMDDNLKGLDSKTASKCFSALFGTDGILRGEGRASMMATASWLRAADNIISLSSDGIISEMGLYEDLYKTGGYVSTLKVTQKSDHDNSDSEEAETEIQEHANKKDKAAAVRKPDDSLKIKTRGAANTSSLLYYIKSMGITPFGLFVVMVVFQTICRIMQRLWVKFWVAANEKGGQDNLGLWVGVYILWGTLTEMALAIECYYFLVIIVPHSAKGLHFSVLKAALLAPLSFFIKTDTGIIINRFSQDINLVDLPLPLAFMLTFDNLTLAIADITLTTLATPTLSLSIPILILLLYLLQRVYLQTSRQIRLLDLETKSPLFSHFIASATGLITIRALGPHWTSRVQSQNLQRLDLSQRAFYAMGSLQKWLLLVLNLVVAALAVLLVASAVVLRDRIDAGLLGVALVSVMTFGQLLTLLLNYWAQLETSLGAVARIREFEAETPSEENEDHDEDPAVKEEWPSRGRIDMRDVSAAYDDHQVLSDFNLTIEPGEKVAICGRTGSGKSTLLALLLRLHEPSTGVIEVDGVDIRSVPVTRLRETLVALPQDPLFLPGTVRLNLDPFNSCKDDTNIWNALEKTGLKALFEDKGGLEADLNTDWLSAGQKQLFCMTRAILRDSRVLLLDEATSSLDQATEQIVQDLIGSEFQGWTIIVIAHRLRAVVDFDKVVTLQDGKVVEFDSPKKLLEGGGTFAAMWKLQEAEEPSVVFQLELSKRGLQCKSVHSSP, from the exons ATGTGGGCAGCATTAACCACATCCATATCTCGTAACATCTTCTCACGCTCAAACAGGCAT GTCCTATGGCAGGCTCTCATGGCATTCCAAATCATCTTATTAATGAGAGCCGCCCTTGAAAGAGACCGTCAGAGTCAATTTAGTGTCAATCTTGCTTCTTGGATCTTGTCGGTTACGACGAGTATTCTCTTCACATTGCTATCGGATCAAGAGCACCGCAAATCACTCGCTCCATCAGCCCTCCTCCAGCTTTTCCTACTAATAACCATATTTCTCGACGCAGCTCGCGTGAGAACGGCTTGGCATCTATCACCACAAAATAACGAGGGATATATCGCGCTGCTCTTGACAGTCCAAGTCATCCTCAAGGTACTCTTACTCGCGGCCGAGTCTGTGTCAAAGCCAGTCATCCTCGCCATACCTGCTCGTCGGGTCTCCCGAGAGGAGACATCGGGTATCTTTGGCAAGAGCTTCGCGACATGGGTCAACCCTCTGCTGCGGTTAGGGTGGAAGAGGAATCTCTTAGCAGAAGACCTTGATCCTCTTGATGGAGACCTTGATGGAGAAGCGGTGCTTGAGCGGCTTTCCTCAGCGTGGAAGAATG TCGACCAGGACAAGAATCACGCCTTAGCCATAGCGGTCCTCAAGGCCTTCCGAGCCGAGCTCCTCTTCATTCATATCCCGCGCATCGGTATGGTGGCTTTTGGTCTAGCACAGCCCCTTCTCGTGCAAACCACAATTGGGTACATCCAAAATCACAATGACGAGCCCATTACCTACGGCCAAACCCTCGTCGCTGCCTTTGCCATCACATACCTCGGCCTAGCC ATCTCTACTAGATGGTCCGGCCAACTCACCCATCGCCTCATTACCCGCATCCGCGGCGCCCTCATTGCGATAATCTACCAGAACATGCTCACCCTCCGCGCGGAGACAGGTAATTCCCAAGCGGCAGTCGCGTTGATGAGCACCGAGGTTGAGCGGATCACGGTGGCGTCTCAGTGGTGCGTCGCCATCGTCCCTAATCTCATCCAGCTCGGGTTCGCTATGTGGATCATGAGCGAGCAGCTTGGGGCTGTGAGCGTTGCTCCCATCATCATTGCGCTTC TCAGTGTGTCGGCCGGTATTAGAACGGGCCAGTTGATCCCGCCGCGGCAGAGGAGGTGGATGCAGGCGATCCAGAAGCGTGTTGGCATCACAACAGAAGTCATCGGCTCAATTAAGGGCGTCAAGATGAGCGGCCTGACTAGCACAGTCCAGGACCAGATTCAAGGTCTCCGAGACTTTGAGCTGGATGAGTCCAAGAGGTTCAGAAGAGTGCAGATTCTCAACGTTCTCATCG GTCAATTTCCATCAATCATGACTCCGTCTATTACCTTCGCCGCCTTTGGCATCATCTCAAAGTTATCCGGCGGTCAGCCGCTCAACGTAGTCCAGGCTTTTACATCACTCAGCCTCCTCGGTATCCTGATCAACCCCGTCTCCGAGCTAGTCATGATCCCAAACAACCTCGGAGCCGCCATCGGATGCATAGACAGAATCCAGGAGTACCTCGTCAAAGAGAAGCGGGTGGATTATCGCCTCTTCAAGTCAAACACCTCTCCAGACACCGCGGCGCAGGGAAGCAACGGAAATAGCGAGCCGTCGCAAACTGACAGCCAGGTCCGACCCCTGATCAAAGTCTCGAACGGTTCCTTCGGTTGGCACAAAGACCAAGCCATTCTCAAGTCACTAAACCTCGAGATCCGCCGAGGGAGTCTCACAGTTCTCGTCGGGCCCGTCGGCTCCGGCAAATCTACATTGCTCAAGTCCCTTGTGGGGGAAACCTACCGTACCTCAGGGTCGGTGGAGTATGCAAGCTCAACGGACGTGGCATACTGCGACCAAGACCCCTGGATCCTGAACCAGAGCATCAAGGAAAACATCATCGGTAGCGTTGCTACGCACGACACGACTGACTTCTACAGCACGGTTATTCGAGCATGCCAATTGGAAGAGGATTTCGATCTACTCCCGCAGGGCGACGAGACCATAGTTGGAAGCTCAGGCTCGGCTCTCAGTGGTGGTCAAAAGCATCGGATT GCACTTGCCAGAGCCGTTTACAGCGGAAAGCAAATCATCATCATGGACGATAACCTGAAAGGCCTCGACTCCAAGACGGCTTCGAAATGCTTCAGCGCCCTGTTTGGCACTGATGGAATCTTGCGTGGGGAGGGTAGGGCC TCAATGATGGCCACAGCCTCATGGCTTCGTGCTGCGGATAACATTATTTCCCTCAGCAGCGACGGAATCATCTCGGAGATGGGCTTATACGAAGACCTCTACAAGACCGGAGGCTACGTCAGTACTCTTAAGGTCACCCAGAAGAGTGACCACGATAATAGCGATTCAGAAGAAGCAGAAACAGAAATCCAAGAGCATGCCAACAAGAAGGACAAGGCTGCCGCGGTTCGCAAGCCAGATGACTCTCTCAAAATAAAGACTCGTGGCGCAGCGAACACGAGTTCGCTCTTGTATTACATCAAGTCAATGGGAATTACACCCTTTGGGCTTTTTGTGGTGATGGTCGTTTTCCAGACAATCTGCAGAATCATGCAAC GTCTCTGGGTCAAATTCTGGGTCGCTGCCAACGAGAAAGGAGGACAAGATAACCTAGGGTTGTGGGTTGGCGTCTACATCCTCTGGGGCACCTTAACGGAAATGGCTCTCGCCATCGAGTGCTA CTACTTCCTCGTTATCATTGTTCCTCACTCGGCTAAGGGGCTTCACTTTAGCGTTCTCAAAGCCGCTCTCTT AGCGCCCCTGTCTTTCTTCATCAAGACCGACACAggcattattattaaccg ATTCAGCCAAGACATTAATCTCGTCGACCTCCCCCTCCCTCTCGCCTTCATGCTAACCTTTGACA ACCTCACCCTCGCAATAGCAGACATAACCCTAACAACCCTCGCCACACCAACCCTGTCCCTCTCCATCCCCATTCTCATCCTCCTTCTCTACCTTCTCCAACGAGTCTATCTCCAAACATCCCGTCAAATCCGCCTGCTCGACCTCGAGACCAAATCCCCGCTCTTCTCGCACTTCATCGCGTCCGCCACCGGCCTCATCACCATCCGCGCCCTCGGACCCCACTGGACCTCCCGCGTGCAATCGCAGAACCTACAACGGCTAGATCTCTCCCAGCGCGCCTTCTACGCCATGGGAAGTCTGCAAAAATGGCTTCTACTAGTACTGAACCTCGTCGTTGCGGCGTTGGCGGTGTTGTTGGTGGCGTCTGCTGTTGTGTTAAGGGACCGGATCGATGCGGGGTTGCTCGGTGTCGCGCTCGTGAGCGTCATGACGTTTGGACAGCTGTTGACGCTGTTGTTGAACTATTGGGCGCAGCTGGAGACTAGTTTGGGTGCTGTGGCGAGGATCAGGGAGTTCGAGGCGGAGACTCCATCTGAGGAGAACGAAGATCATGACGAGGATCCTGCGGTGAAGGAAGAGTGGCCTTCCAGGGGGCGGATTGACATGCGGGACGTGTCGGCAGCGTACGATGACCATCAGGTTCTCAGCGACTTCAATCTCACCATAGAGCCTGGCGAGAAGGTAGCCATCTGCGGACGAACGGGTAGCGGGAAGTCTACTCTTCTCGCGCTCCTGCTTCGACTTCACGAGCCATCTACTGGTGTGATTGAGGTAGACGGTGTAGATATCCGCAGCGTACCCGTCACACGGCTTCGAGAGACTCTCGTCGCGCTGCCACAGGATCCGCTCTTCCTACCCGGGACTGTTCGTCTCAACCTAGACCCGTTTAACTCTTGCAAAGACGATACCAATATCTGGAATGCTTTGGAGAAGACGGGGCTGAAGGCTCTATTCGAAGACAAAGGAGGTCTCGAGGCCGATCTGAACACTGACTGGCTGAGTGCAGGACAGAAGCAGCTATTTTGCATGACCAGGGCCATCTTGAGGGACAGTCGTGTCTTGCTGCTGGATGAAGCGACAAGCAG TCTCGATCAAGCCACAGAACAGATCGTGCAAGATCTCATCGGCAGCGAGTTCCAAGGCTGGACAATCATCGTTATCGCGCACCGACTACGGGCTGTCGTGGACTTTGATAAGGTTGTTACGCTCCAGGATGGGAAGGTTGTCGAATTTGATAGTCCCAAGAAGTTGCTCGAGGGCGGAGGCACGTTTGCTGCGATGTGGAAGCTTCAAGAAG CAGAGGAGCCAAGCGTTGTGTTCCAACTAGAATTATCGAAAAGGGGCTTGCAGTGTAAATCTGTGCATTCATCTCCATAG
- a CDS encoding guanyl-specific ribonuclease N1 translates to MVSFKSALTLALCAVSAAASPIANPEPEQALEKRQGTTDVGTVTCGSNKYSKRQIQDATAEGCRLYAANQQIGTSQYPHRFNNRESLVFATSGPYQEFPIITSGNYSGRAPGADRVVFDPAYRGSCVYVGAMTHTGAASRNGFVSCNQTRSSSSANGTSAASSYKGPGSIGAVVSILSLLALTA, encoded by the exons ATGGTTTCCTTCAAATCCGCCCTCACCCTCGCCCTCTGCGCCGTCTCCGCCGCCGCGAGCCCCATCGCCAATCCCGAGCCCGAACAGGCCCTCGAGAAGCGCCAGGGAACAACTGACGTCGGCACCGTCACCTGCGGCAGCAACAAGTACTCTAAGAGACAAATCCAGGACGCCACTGCAGAAGGCTGCCGTCTCTATGCCGCTAACCAGCAAATCGGCACCAGCCAGTACCCCCACCGATTCAACAACCGCGAGAGCCTCGTCTTCGCCACATCGGGCCCCTACCAGGAGTTCCCCATCATAACTTCTGGAAACTACAGCGGAC GGGCGCCCGGAGCCGACCGTGTTGTGTTCGACCCGGCGTACCGGGGCAGCTGTGTCTATGTCGGCGCCATGACCCACACCGGCGCTGCATCGCGCAACGGCTTCGTCTCCTGCAACCAGACGAGGTCGTCGTCATCGGCCAATGGCACATCTGCTGCGTCGAGCTACAAGGGGCCCGGCTCAATTGGGGCTGTTGTCTCCATTCTCTCGCTTCTGGCACTCACTGCTTAA